A stretch of DNA from Aciduliprofundum sp. MAR08-339:
GCGCAGATAGATGACCACTGGCAGCCCATACCGGGTACAGAGAAGGTTTACGATGTGGATGTCATTGCCCTTTCTGTTGGATTGAGACCCAGCATTGAACTTCTGCATCAGGCTGGAGCTCAGATAACATACGCAAGGGAACTTGGAGGCTATGTTGTACGCCACGATGAGCGCATGGAGACCACTGTTCGTGGCATATTTGTTGCGGGAGATTCCTCTGGCATAGAAGAGGCCACAACGGCAATGCTTGAGGGCAAGATTGCAGGTCTATCTGCGGCGCTCCTTGTAGGTAAAGCATCTCCAAAAATTTACGAGGAGATAGAGAAAGCCCATGCGGATCTTGAAGAATTCCGCAGCGGTCCGTTTGGAAAGCATATTCTTGAGGGATTGAAGAAGGTGATGATAAATGAGTGAAGAGTATCTTGAAAGGGGTTATTTAACCCTTGAAGAGTTGAAGAATTATGTTGAGTTGCCAAGCGAAGAGAGACTTGAGGGAAAGCGTCCCGTGGCGGTGCCAGAATGTCCTCAGAGAATACCATGCACGCCCTGCAAGGAAATATGCCCGGTGAATGCCATAAGGATGGACAATCCCAACGATGTTCCCGTAGTGAATTACGATAAGTGCATAGGATGTTCTCTCTGTGTTCAGATATGCCCGGGACTCGCATTCTTCATGATCCAGTACAGGGGCGACAGGGCCCGCGTTACCATGCCTCACGAGATGCTCCCCATGCCAAAAAGAGGTGATGAGGTCATACTTCTAAACCGCAGGGGTGAGGAAGTAGGCAAGGGTAAGGTTGTTCTTGTTATTCCGCGGGAGAAGAGTGTTGGGGATACATCTGTTGTAACCGTTGAGATGCCCAGGGAACTTGCCTGGGAGGTTCGGGCCATAAAGGTGGTGGTGGAATGAGTGATAAAAGCAAGATCATAATTTGCAGATGCAACGATGTTACTCAAAAGGATATAGAGGACCTGATAGACCAGGGCATCACAGACATAGAGCTTATAAAGAGAATAACCCACATAGGGATGGGTCCATGTCAGGGACGCACATGTTTGCCCCTGGTGGCTGCAATAATTGCCAGAAAAACTGGTAAGAGCTATGATGAGATAGGTATACCTGCAACGCGCATACCTGTAAGGCCCGTGGCCATGGGAGTACTGGTGGGTGATGATGATGAAGAGTAAGGCTGAAATTGTCATAGTGGGCGGGGGAATCATTGGTCTATACACGGCCTTCGAACTTACGAAATTGGGTGTAACGGACATTGTCATATTTGAGAAAAATTACATTGGCTCGGGATCAACATTCCGTTGTGGTACGGGAATAAGACAGCAGTTCGGGGATGAGGTGAACATCCAGATGATGAAGAGAAGTGTGGAAAAATGGGTTTCTCTGGGAGAAGAGATGGAGTTCCCAAAATTCAAGATGGCCCAGACTGGGTACCTGTTCCTGCTCTACGATGAGGATGAGGTTAGGAGATTTAAAAAGAATGTCCAACTTCAAAATTCATTTGGAGTACCTTCCAAAATAATCACACCGGAGGAGGCAAGGGAAATCGTGCCTGGTCTTGATATAAGTGAGGTTATAGCCGCTTCATGGAACCCCACTGATGGTAAGGCAAACCCATTCTTGGCAGTTTACGGACTTGCCAGAGCCCTTAGGAAAAGGGGAGTTGAAATTCACGAGTACACTGAGGTTAAGGACATACTCGTTAAGGATTCTCAGATAGAGGGTGTTAAAACGAGCAGGGGAGAAGTCAAGACCAATGTGGTGATAAATGCCACCAATGCATGGGCAAAGATTCTCAATGAGAAATTAGGAGTAAGAATACCCATTGAACCCTACAAGCATCAGGGCATAGTTAGTGAACCTTTCAAACAAGGAGAGATAAAGCCCATGGTGGTATCGTTCAAGTATGGTGGTGCATATCTCACGCAGAAGGCCAACGGTGGAATAATTGGAGGAATAGCCCTAAAGTATGGTCCAATGTGGGACTTGACACCCACCTATGAGTTTTTGAGAGAAGTGTCTAAGAATTTCACCCGCATAATTCCAGCGCTGAAACACATATCAATAATAAGGCAGTGGGGCGGGTACTATGCGGAAACTCCAGATCACAATGCAGTGATTGGCAGGATAAAAGGGGTTGATGGGTACTATCTTGCAGCAGGATTTTCGGGCCATGGATTTATGCTTGCTCCATCGGTGGCTGAGGGTATGGCCGAGCTTGTGGTGAAGGGAACTACGAGCAAACCCTTCTGGTTCTACGATCCCTACAGGTTTGAGCGTGGAGAGCTCAGAGAGCAGGCAGTTCAGATGGGGTAGGTATTTTTATAATATTACCTCTTTTCCCTTTTATCCTATATGGGTGGTTGTTGTGGATTGAAATTTCTAAAATGGTAAAGTATATTTATGTGTGTGATGTATTCTCCATCTATGACAAGGCATATAGAGGATATAAGGGATGTTTTTCTTATTATGGCAGTATTTTCCATGCTTTTCCTTTATATGGCTCCCGGGGTACATGGCAGTGCAATGGCTGGTTATGATGTAAAATCCACTTACTCTCTTACCCCCCAGGCCCATGGGGATGCAAAGGAGATAGGTTATAAGGTGGTATTTCTATCTGATAAGTATGGCAACAATCTTGCCATATATATTCACGCATACCTGTTACCCACAGAAGGACCACTAAATTACAGTTATCCAAATCAGCATGAGGCGGCTATTATATACACAATCACCGTGCGGCAATCTCCTGCAGGAAATGATGGTTGGGGTTTGAAGGATGGAAATTCTGATCATCATACTGTCATTATAGAATTTAATAATCCAAAAAGTGGTGATAGGGTAGTTGATTTTTCAGAGGGAAAAATACCCGCAAATCCAATAAAAGAAGATAATGAGGGCACGATCACCTATGGATTTGCACTTTCCTGGAGCGAATCTGCCCTAGTACCTGGCGTAGAGGCACATCTTGACGAGAATGCATATGTTTCATGGAGCATACCTGTGTATCGGTATGTTCTCAAGCCTCTTAAATTAACAGCTCATGATCTTGTTGCAGCGGGTGATGTGAACTCTGCCAGTCTCTTTAATCATAAAACATACTTTGCTGCCAGAACCTACACAGCAGGGGTATCTGTTGAATATCCATACTTGGACTCTGAGTCACAGAGTGTTCATATTTATGTGAAAGGAAACTTCCATCAATGGGTATGGTTTGGTAAAGATAGCAGTGTATCTTGGTCTTACACCTGGGTGGTCATTCATGGAGGTCATACCCTAACATAATCTTTATATCTTCTTTTGGTATTATAAGGGTGATATAAATGGGAATGAAAATAAAGCATGTAATAGTCATAGGCATAGTGGTTGCAGTCCTCCTGGCTGGATACCTCCTTTATCCCAGAAATTCATCACCGAATAAACCTCCCCCTTTGGAAAACATAGGAAATCTCTACAAGAGTTACAATGTAACGGGATCTGGGGAAATCAAGGTGAACATAAGCGGAAAATGGCGTCTTGCTGGAATACTTGTAACTTACATTCCGGAGGAGATTGACTCTGGATATGTAAAACTTATCAGTCCAACGGGTGTTGATATTATAGATATTGGTCTTAAGCATCGTGAAGGGATAACAATTCCAGAGAAAAATGGAACTTTTTATAATGTGAACTTTTATCATTTTGCTGGATTGTGCACCATAGAATACCACATAGTTGGAAGTGGGGTGGTAGACATAGAGGTTAGGTATATGTTGTAGGGAACTCTTAGTAAATTTTTTCATATTTATGTCCAATTTAGGAAATTATTAAATCCCCCATTGCAATTCTCCCACGATGCCCTATGTTTGAGATAGTGGATAAGAAGGTACTGGCTCCAAATATAAAGTGGATTCGCGTGAAGGCTCCACTGGTTGTTGAGAATGCCCGGGCCGGGCAGTTCATAGTGCTCAGATTGCACGAGAGGGGGGAGCGTATTCCCCTTACCCTGTTCAAATGGCATAAGGAGGATGGCACGATTGAACTCGTATTTCAGGAGGTTGGAAAGACCACATATGAACTCGGTTCATACGAGCCCGGAGATAAGATAATGGACATTGTCGGACCCCTTGGAAAACCCACTCACATAGAGAATTACGGTACCGCTGTCGTGGTTAGTGGTGGTGTGGGTGCACCCATTGGCTATGCTGTAACCCGTGCGCTGAAAGAGGCAGGAAACCATGTGGTCAGCATAATAGGATTCAGGAACAGGCAGTACGTCATTCTTGAGGATGAGTTCAAGAAGGTAAGTGATGAACTGCTAATCACCACTGATGATGGTAGTTATGTTCGCAAGGGCTTCACCACGGATGTTCTTAAGGAATATCTTGAAAATGGTGGCAGGGCAGATTACGTTTTCACAGTTGGGCCGGTCATAATGATGAAACTCATTGCCAAGATCACGAAGGAATACGGGATAAAGACGGATGCGAGTTTGAACCCCATAATGGTTGATGGAACCGGGATGTGCGGTGCATGCCGTGTCACAGTGGGCGGTGAGATCAAATTTGCCTGTGTGGATGGCCCGGATTTCGATGCACATCAGGTTGATTTTGACGAACTCTTGATGCGTCTCACCGAGTACAAGAGGGAGGAGAGGGAGGCACTTGATAGATACGTGAAGGGGGTGCATTAAATGGCGAAGCAGATAAAGAAGGAGAGAATAAAGGTTCCTGAACAGGATCCCAAGGCAAGGATCCATAACTTCAACGAGGTTGCACTTGGATACACATTCGAACTTGCGAAGGAAGAGGCTTCCCGCTGTCTTCAATGTCCATACAATTTTGCCCCCTGTATAAAGGGCTGTCCCGTGAATGTGAACATTCCTGGATTCATAAAGAAGATTCTTGAAGAGGACATCAAGGGTGCTCTTGAGGTCATACACAAAACAAATTCTCTTCCAGGTATAACCGGTCGTGTGTGTCCACAGGAGGAGCAGTGTGAGATGAACTGCGTTATGGGTAAATTGGGCGATAAAATAAACATTGGCAAGTTGGAGAGATTCGTTGCAGATTATGCGAGAGAGCATGGAATAATGCCTGAGACGGAGATAGCACCAAAAAATGGAAAGCGTGTGGCCATAGTTGGTTCAGGTCCAGCGGGATTGACTGCCGCTTCTGACCTTATAAAGATGGGCTATGATGTGACAGTTTTTGAAGCGCTGCACGAGCCGGGTGGAGTTCTAATTTATGGCATACCTGAGTTCAGATTGCCCAAGGACATTGTCCATTATGAGGTAAAATACCTGAAAATGCTGGGGGCAAAGATAGAGACCAACGTTGTGATAGGAAAGACAAAGAGCCTTTACGATCTTGCCAAGGAATACGATGCCGTGTTCTTGGGTACCGGTGCAGGTACTCCCAAATTCCTTAATATACCAGGAGTGAACTGTAAGGGTATATACAGTGCCAATGAGTTTCTCACGAGAATAAATCTCATGAAGGCTTTCAAGTTCCCCGAGTACGATACACCAATCCGCAAGGGTAAGAAACTTGCAGTTATTGGTGCCGGAAATGTGGCTATGGATGCGGCTAGAAGCGCATTGCGTGTTGGCTACGAGGAGGTTTATATACTTTACAGGAGAACCAGGGAATACATGACCGCCAGGGAAGAAGAGATCCACCACGCTGAGGAAGAGGGTGTGAAATTCATGTTCCTTGTAAGTCCCGTGGCCTTCATAGGTGATGAGGATTGCAACGTGAAGGTTGTTAAACTCATAATGAATCGCCTGGGAGAGCCGGATTCCTCTGGTAGAAGAAGGCCTGAACCCATACCAGGAACGGAGTTTGGCTTAGAAGTGGATGCAGTGGTTTTCGCCATTGGCCAGAAACCAAACAAGGTACTCTATCAGGAGGTTCCAGAGCTGAAGACCACAAGGTGGGGCACACTTGTTGTGGATGAAAACTACCGAACCACGATGCCAGGGGTCTTTGCGGGAGGGGATGCCGTGCGTGGCGAAGCCACAGTGGTTCTAGCCATGGGTGATGGTAAGCGTGCAGCCAAGGCAATTGATGAATACATAAAAACAGGAGAGTGGCCCAAGGAAATAGAACCACACAACTTTTAATATTTTTGTTTGACTTTATTTTAACCCTTTTTGATTTTGTTTTCCATGCTTTTTTAGGTGAATGAAAGAATAGGTAAACTTTATTAAGAAAAAGGGGATAATCTTAACTAAATTAGTAAAAATGGTGACGATTATGTTGATAAAAATTGCGAAAAATAAAATAAACGATCTTCTGGGCTCTTTTATGAGGGAGTATGCTCTATATGCGCCTGTTGAAGATGGTGTGAGTAAATTTGAAAAAATAAGTGATATATTGCAGATATGCTTCTCTCCAAATCGTACAGATATATCGTTGAAACCAATATTTTTTCCGCCAGAGCAGAAATTTTTCCGATGGGAAAAGAGAAATGATAAATACGAGATTTATGATGTACTTGATGGTTTTGAGAAAAAGGTAATATTCGGTGCAAGGGGATGTGATGTTGCATCATTGCGCATCCTTGATATGTACATGAAGGGTGAGTTTTCTGATCCCTATTATTCTAGGAGAAGGGAAGGTACGATTATTATTGGTATAACTTGCGATTATCCCCGCGAATCCTGTTTCTGCACAGCCTTTGGTGGTATGATACCCCGAGATTATGATCTATGGCTCACAGATATCGGTGCATATTATTATGTGGATGTTGGCAGTGAAATGGGTAGAAAACTGGCAAAACTTGAATTCTTTGAGGAGGCAACTCCGAAGGACGAAATGAAGAAAAGGAGAAAAATAGAGAGGGTAGAAATGGAGATAGAGCGAAGAACAAGGATAAATCTGTGCGAGATAAAAAGATGCTCCCAAGAGATAAAGAAAAAGGCATATGATGATATATGGAAGGAGCTGGCGGATATATGTGTTGCATGTGGAAGATGCAATTTTATATGTCCCACTTGCCACTGTTTTGATGTGCGGGATATAACGAATTTGGATGGAAGTATGGGAGAGAGAATCCGTGTATGGGATTCCTGTCACCTTTTTGAATATGCCCGCACCTCTGCGGAAAATTTCAGGAGGGAGAGGCATGCCCGTGTCCGATATAGGGTTTACGATAAATTTGTTTTTCCTGTGATGAGATATGGCACTTATGCATGCACAGGATGTGGAAGATGCACAGATGCCTGTCATGCTGGGATAAATATTAGGGATATTCTGAGGAGGCTGGTTGAATGAGCAATCCATATATCCCGAAGGTTGTACCCATTCTGGATGTTAAGAACGAAACTCCAAATACCAAGACATTTACAGTCAATGCAGGTATCTCCTATACCCCGGGACAATTTGTGGAATTAAGTGTATTCGGCTATGGTGAGGCACCTATATCAATATCTGGTGGGAGGGACGGAAAAATAGATCTCACAATAAGGGCAGTTGGAAATGTGACAAATAAAATTCATAGGATGCATCCTGGAAACTATATTGGTATCCGCGGACCCTTTGGAAATGGATGGCCTGTGAATAAGGCAAAGGGTAAGAACCTGCTTATCGTAGCTGGAGGCATAGGACTTGCACCTTTGAAACCCGTGGTGGAATATGTTTGCTTACATCGTGATGAGTTCAAGGATGTCACATTGCTATATGGAGCGAGAAGACCCTCCCTCATGCTCTTCAAGTATAAATTTGAGGAGTTAAAAAAATGGATGGATCTTCTTTTGACCGTGGATGAGGCAGAACCTGGCTGGAAAGGGCATGTGGGTGTGGTCACAACGCTCTGTGATAAGATCAGACATGTGGCGGGCACCGTAACGTTCATGTGTGGCCCGCCCATAATGATGAAATACACCTCCATGGTCCTTATTGAACTGGGTTTTCCACCAAGTGAGATGTATTTATCCTTGGAGAGAAATATGAAATGTGGCATAGGTATCTGCGGTCACTGTGCCGTTGGAGGTGTCTACGTGTGTCGTGATGGACCTGTGTTCTCTCTGAATAAGGCTTTGAGATTCATTGAGAAACCACATGAGGTTCAGGGGGTGTTAGATTGAAAATAGGAATATTCTCCCTTTCATGCTGTGAGGGCTGTTCTGTGCAATTTTTGAATCTTGAAAATGAGATTCTGGAGATTCTTAAGTACATGGGGATAGGGAATTTCAGACTTGCAAAGGAGATAAATGAATGGCCTGTGGATATAGCATTTATAGAGGGCACACCTACAAACGGTGAGGAGATAAGTAAACTGCTAAGGATAAGAAGAGATAGTAAAATTCTCGTAGCTTTAGGAGTTTGTGCCGCTACAGGAGGTGTGCCTGCACTTGTGAATACAATGGAGAAGAGAGATGCAATAATGGTTTACGATGGAATGCCACCCAAGATGCCTGTGGATCCAAAGCCTCTTGAGTATTATGTGGATGTTGATTACACATTGTATGGATGTCCATTCTCTATAGATGAATTGAAGGCCCTTTTAACATCTGTGATCATGGGTAAAAGATTCAGAAACAAGAGATACAGTGTGTGCGTGGAATGCTCTTTAAGGGAAAATGGGTGTCTTCTGGAGGAGGGATATTTATGTATGGGTCCAATAACCAGGGCGGGGTGTAACGCGTTGTGTACCTCTAATGGTACCGTTTGTTTGGGATGTCGTGGTCCATACGAGGATGCAAATATAAAGGGGCATATAAAAATTCTCAGGGATATGGGATTTTCAAAGGACGAGATTATTGAGGCCTATTCCATTTTTTCCTATGAGAAATTGAAGGAGGTAATTGGATGGCTGAAAGAAGAATAAAAATTGAAGAGATAACGAAAATTGAAGGACATGCAAATCTGACTGTTGAGATTGAGAATGATGAATTGAAACGTGTTATATTCGGTGTCCATGAGGGTTCCCGTTATTTTGAAGCATTTATGATCGGTAGAACCTATCGTTATCTGCCTGAGTTATCTGGTAGGATATGCGGAATATGCACGGTGGCTCATGAAATTGCAAGTGTCCGTGCTGTTGAAGATGCTTTGGGGATTGAAGTTTCTGAAGAGGTTAAAAAGATAAGAAAACTCATGCTTATAAGCTCCCATATTCAGAGCCACATTCTGCATCTGTATTTCCTTGCGCTTCCCGATTATGTAGGTGTTGAGAGTGTCATAGAGCTTGCTGGCAAGGATTTGGATCTTGTTAAAAAAGCATTTGAACTTAAAGAGGCAAGCAATTATATGACCTCCTTACTGGGAGGCCGTGCTGTACAACCATGTACAGTTATTCCGGGAAGGATGCCAAAGAGAATAGATAGGGGTACAATTGAAAGATATTTGAGAAAGATGAAGGAAATTTATCCATATCTGATGGAGACCGCAGAGTTATTCCTCTCGCTGGAGTATCCTTCCTATGACGGGGAGAGTGAATACTTGACACTATGGAATGGGAAAAATATACCTCTTTACGAGGGAAAATTGAAAACAATGGAAAATGTATTCGATGCCCATGAGTATGGCGAACATCTTAAGGAATATGTGGTGGATTACTCCACTGCCAAGAGATCCCTTTTGGATGGAAGGGATTACATGGTGGGTGCCCTTGCAAGATTGAACCTGAATCCATATCTCAGAGACGAATCAAGGGAAATTGCGGATAAATACGGGTACAAATTCCCATCAAATAGGGTGGCATGGATAAACGCTGCCCAGGCTTTGGAGAATGTGCATTATGCCCTTGAAGCCATAGAAATTGCAGAGGATTTGAGGGAATATGAACCATCTAGGGTGGAAATACCACGCATGGATGGTGAGGGTGTGGGTGCAATAGAAGCCCCTCGTGGATTGCTGATTCATCATTACAGAATAAAAAGAGGGAAATGTGAGTATGTAAACATAATAACTCCAACTGCAATGAATACGGAGAGTATTGAGAGAAATCTCAAGGGCTACCTATCCGAGATAGTAAACGAGGAAGATGAGGTTCTAAAGATGGAGGCTGAAAAGATTATACGGGCGTATGATCCCTGCATCTCATGCTCGGTGCATGTTATTAGAATAGAAAACGTTGATAAAAAACCAAATACAAGTTGAACCATGCCTCTTTGATGAGCGAAGATATGAAAAGTATAAAAAGGCTGGCGTCGGTGGCAGCAAAAAGAGTAGTTGAAGTGCTTGAAGAATATGGTCCAAATGCGGCTGACATCGTGAAAACTGGGGCTTATGGATTACCCTCATCCAGGGTTGATGTTGAGGCAGAAAGCGCAATAATTAATATGGTTGAAGAGGAGGACATG
This window harbors:
- the gltA gene encoding NADPH-dependent glutamate synthase, which translates into the protein MAKQIKKERIKVPEQDPKARIHNFNEVALGYTFELAKEEASRCLQCPYNFAPCIKGCPVNVNIPGFIKKILEEDIKGALEVIHKTNSLPGITGRVCPQEEQCEMNCVMGKLGDKINIGKLERFVADYAREHGIMPETEIAPKNGKRVAIVGSGPAGLTAASDLIKMGYDVTVFEALHEPGGVLIYGIPEFRLPKDIVHYEVKYLKMLGAKIETNVVIGKTKSLYDLAKEYDAVFLGTGAGTPKFLNIPGVNCKGIYSANEFLTRINLMKAFKFPEYDTPIRKGKKLAVIGAGNVAMDAARSALRVGYEEVYILYRRTREYMTAREEEIHHAEEEGVKFMFLVSPVAFIGDEDCNVKVVKLIMNRLGEPDSSGRRRPEPIPGTEFGLEVDAVVFAIGQKPNKVLYQEVPELKTTRWGTLVVDENYRTTMPGVFAGGDAVRGEATVVLAMGDGKRAAKAIDEYIKTGEWPKEIEPHNF
- a CDS encoding 4Fe-4S dicluster domain-containing protein, which produces MLIKIAKNKINDLLGSFMREYALYAPVEDGVSKFEKISDILQICFSPNRTDISLKPIFFPPEQKFFRWEKRNDKYEIYDVLDGFEKKVIFGARGCDVASLRILDMYMKGEFSDPYYSRRREGTIIIGITCDYPRESCFCTAFGGMIPRDYDLWLTDIGAYYYVDVGSEMGRKLAKLEFFEEATPKDEMKKRRKIERVEMEIERRTRINLCEIKRCSQEIKKKAYDDIWKELADICVACGRCNFICPTCHCFDVRDITNLDGSMGERIRVWDSCHLFEYARTSAENFRRERHARVRYRVYDKFVFPVMRYGTYACTGCGRCTDACHAGINIRDILRRLVE
- a CDS encoding NADH:ubiquinone oxidoreductase, which gives rise to MKIGIFSLSCCEGCSVQFLNLENEILEILKYMGIGNFRLAKEINEWPVDIAFIEGTPTNGEEISKLLRIRRDSKILVALGVCAATGGVPALVNTMEKRDAIMVYDGMPPKMPVDPKPLEYYVDVDYTLYGCPFSIDELKALLTSVIMGKRFRNKRYSVCVECSLRENGCLLEEGYLCMGPITRAGCNALCTSNGTVCLGCRGPYEDANIKGHIKILRDMGFSKDEIIEAYSIFSYEKLKEVIGWLKEE
- a CDS encoding FAD/NAD(P)-binding protein, translated to MSNPYIPKVVPILDVKNETPNTKTFTVNAGISYTPGQFVELSVFGYGEAPISISGGRDGKIDLTIRAVGNVTNKIHRMHPGNYIGIRGPFGNGWPVNKAKGKNLLIVAGGIGLAPLKPVVEYVCLHRDEFKDVTLLYGARRPSLMLFKYKFEELKKWMDLLLTVDEAEPGWKGHVGVVTTLCDKIRHVAGTVTFMCGPPIMMKYTSMVLIELGFPPSEMYLSLERNMKCGIGICGHCAVGGVYVCRDGPVFSLNKALRFIEKPHEVQGVLD
- a CDS encoding sulfide/dihydroorotate dehydrogenase-like FAD/NAD-binding protein, translating into MFEIVDKKVLAPNIKWIRVKAPLVVENARAGQFIVLRLHERGERIPLTLFKWHKEDGTIELVFQEVGKTTYELGSYEPGDKIMDIVGPLGKPTHIENYGTAVVVSGGVGAPIGYAVTRALKEAGNHVVSIIGFRNRQYVILEDEFKKVSDELLITTDDGSYVRKGFTTDVLKEYLENGGRADYVFTVGPVIMMKLIAKITKEYGIKTDASLNPIMVDGTGMCGACRVTVGGEIKFACVDGPDFDAHQVDFDELLMRLTEYKREEREALDRYVKGVH
- a CDS encoding FAD-binding oxidoreductase translates to MMKSKAEIVIVGGGIIGLYTAFELTKLGVTDIVIFEKNYIGSGSTFRCGTGIRQQFGDEVNIQMMKRSVEKWVSLGEEMEFPKFKMAQTGYLFLLYDEDEVRRFKKNVQLQNSFGVPSKIITPEEAREIVPGLDISEVIAASWNPTDGKANPFLAVYGLARALRKRGVEIHEYTEVKDILVKDSQIEGVKTSRGEVKTNVVINATNAWAKILNEKLGVRIPIEPYKHQGIVSEPFKQGEIKPMVVSFKYGGAYLTQKANGGIIGGIALKYGPMWDLTPTYEFLREVSKNFTRIIPALKHISIIRQWGGYYAETPDHNAVIGRIKGVDGYYLAAGFSGHGFMLAPSVAEGMAELVVKGTTSKPFWFYDPYRFERGELREQAVQMG
- a CDS encoding (2Fe-2S)-binding protein; this encodes MSDKSKIIICRCNDVTQKDIEDLIDQGITDIELIKRITHIGMGPCQGRTCLPLVAAIIARKTGKSYDEIGIPATRIPVRPVAMGVLVGDDDEE
- a CDS encoding Ni/Fe hydrogenase subunit alpha, with the protein product MAERRIKIEEITKIEGHANLTVEIENDELKRVIFGVHEGSRYFEAFMIGRTYRYLPELSGRICGICTVAHEIASVRAVEDALGIEVSEEVKKIRKLMLISSHIQSHILHLYFLALPDYVGVESVIELAGKDLDLVKKAFELKEASNYMTSLLGGRAVQPCTVIPGRMPKRIDRGTIERYLRKMKEIYPYLMETAELFLSLEYPSYDGESEYLTLWNGKNIPLYEGKLKTMENVFDAHEYGEHLKEYVVDYSTAKRSLLDGRDYMVGALARLNLNPYLRDESREIADKYGYKFPSNRVAWINAAQALENVHYALEAIEIAEDLREYEPSRVEIPRMDGEGVGAIEAPRGLLIHHYRIKRGKCEYVNIITPTAMNTESIERNLKGYLSEIVNEEDEVLKMEAEKIIRAYDPCISCSVHVIRIENVDKKPNTS
- a CDS encoding 4Fe-4S dicluster domain-containing protein; protein product: MSEEYLERGYLTLEELKNYVELPSEERLEGKRPVAVPECPQRIPCTPCKEICPVNAIRMDNPNDVPVVNYDKCIGCSLCVQICPGLAFFMIQYRGDRARVTMPHEMLPMPKRGDEVILLNRRGEEVGKGKVVLVIPREKSVGDTSVVTVEMPRELAWEVRAIKVVVE